The following coding sequences are from one Delphinus delphis chromosome 19, mDelDel1.2, whole genome shotgun sequence window:
- the LOC132415354 gene encoding WAP four-disulfide core domain protein 3-like isoform X1 produces the protein MKTGTIFVLVAFIVRGLEVAYTARPTFGAICMNECSGDWDCEEGKECVEVGCARICTPQTNKGHCEIRCWKNWNCGARKWCTQKGCRKVCHGSSRGDCVQECRGPWDCAVGSWCVNNGCSRVCIPLGNPAEQRPGTCPQLAPGVIGACVEMCSGDESCPLGQKCCSHGCGHSCQRAVRAEEDFTIRLDDN, from the exons ATGAAGACAGGCACCATCTTTGTTCTGGTGGCTTTCATCGTCAGGGGGCTGGAGGTGGCCTATACTGCGAGACCTACTTTCGGAG CGATCTGTATGAATGAGTGTTCAGGAGACTGggactgtgaagaaggaaaagaatgcgTGGAGGTTGGCTGTGCACGTATCTGCACCCCACAGACTAATAAAG GCCACTGTGAGATccggtgctggaaaaactggaactgCGGAGCCAGGAAATGGTGCACGCAGAAGGGCTGTAGGAAAGTCTGCCACGGCTCCTCCAGAGGAG ATTGTGTGCAGGAATGCCGAGGACCCTGGGACTGCGCTGTAGGGAGCTGGTGTGTCAACAACGGATGTAGCCGTGTCTGCATACCCTTAGGAAACCCAG ctgaACAGAGACCTGGAACTTGTCCACAGCTGGCACCAGGAGTGATTGGAGCTTGTGTTGAAATGTGCTCAGGGGATGAATCCTGTCCCCTGGGACAAAAATGCTGCAGCCATGGTTGTGGACACTCTTGTCAACGCGCTGTTCGAGCC GAGGAGGACTTCACTATCCGTTTGGATGATAATTGA
- the LOC132415354 gene encoding WAP four-disulfide core domain protein 3-like isoform X2 codes for MKTGTIFVLVAFIVRGLEVAYTARPTFGAICMNECSGDWDCEEGKECVEVGCARICTPQTNKGHCEIRCWKNWNCGARKWCTQKGCRKVCHGSSRGAEQRPGTCPQLAPGVIGACVEMCSGDESCPLGQKCCSHGCGHSCQRAVRAEEDFTIRLDDN; via the exons ATGAAGACAGGCACCATCTTTGTTCTGGTGGCTTTCATCGTCAGGGGGCTGGAGGTGGCCTATACTGCGAGACCTACTTTCGGAG CGATCTGTATGAATGAGTGTTCAGGAGACTGggactgtgaagaaggaaaagaatgcgTGGAGGTTGGCTGTGCACGTATCTGCACCCCACAGACTAATAAAG GCCACTGTGAGATccggtgctggaaaaactggaactgCGGAGCCAGGAAATGGTGCACGCAGAAGGGCTGTAGGAAAGTCTGCCACGGCTCCTCCAGAGGAG ctgaACAGAGACCTGGAACTTGTCCACAGCTGGCACCAGGAGTGATTGGAGCTTGTGTTGAAATGTGCTCAGGGGATGAATCCTGTCCCCTGGGACAAAAATGCTGCAGCCATGGTTGTGGACACTCTTGTCAACGCGCTGTTCGAGCC GAGGAGGACTTCACTATCCGTTTGGATGATAATTGA
- the LOC132415354 gene encoding WAP four-disulfide core domain protein 3-like isoform X3: MKTGTIFVLVAFIVRGLEVAYTARPTFGAICMNECSGDWDCEEGKECVEVGCARICTPQTNKDCVQECRGPWDCAVGSWCVNNGCSRVCIPLGNPAEQRPGTCPQLAPGVIGACVEMCSGDESCPLGQKCCSHGCGHSCQRAVRAEEDFTIRLDDN, translated from the exons ATGAAGACAGGCACCATCTTTGTTCTGGTGGCTTTCATCGTCAGGGGGCTGGAGGTGGCCTATACTGCGAGACCTACTTTCGGAG CGATCTGTATGAATGAGTGTTCAGGAGACTGggactgtgaagaaggaaaagaatgcgTGGAGGTTGGCTGTGCACGTATCTGCACCCCACAGACTAATAAAG ATTGTGTGCAGGAATGCCGAGGACCCTGGGACTGCGCTGTAGGGAGCTGGTGTGTCAACAACGGATGTAGCCGTGTCTGCATACCCTTAGGAAACCCAG ctgaACAGAGACCTGGAACTTGTCCACAGCTGGCACCAGGAGTGATTGGAGCTTGTGTTGAAATGTGCTCAGGGGATGAATCCTGTCCCCTGGGACAAAAATGCTGCAGCCATGGTTGTGGACACTCTTGTCAACGCGCTGTTCGAGCC GAGGAGGACTTCACTATCCGTTTGGATGATAATTGA